The following proteins are encoded in a genomic region of Deltaproteobacteria bacterium:
- a CDS encoding CoA activase, with protein MISAGIDCGAKNTKTVIMQDARIIGRGMVSTGFDQAEAINASIEAACKDAGITRDQIEKWAGTGSGKSVVENALIVNDIKAMAKGGRYFFPNARTVADVGAEEGRAVKVRENGNIEDFTINEKCAAGAGAFVEAMARALEVTIEEMGALCLQSNATIPMNAQCAIFAESEVVGLIHAKTPKPDISRAIHDAIAARIVSMIRRIGVNEDVVLMGGMGRNPGFKDAMLRELEIEKIYIPEEPEYGMAVGAAVVAMEKGR; from the coding sequence ATGATTTCTGCTGGAATTGATTGTGGAGCGAAAAATACAAAGACCGTCATCATGCAGGACGCCAGGATCATCGGAAGGGGGATGGTGTCGACCGGTTTTGACCAGGCTGAGGCCATAAACGCATCCATTGAGGCGGCCTGTAAGGATGCCGGGATCACCAGGGATCAGATCGAAAAGTGGGCCGGAACAGGATCCGGGAAGAGTGTGGTTGAAAACGCACTGATCGTAAACGATATCAAGGCCATGGCCAAAGGTGGGAGGTATTTTTTCCCCAACGCCCGGACGGTGGCCGACGTAGGCGCTGAAGAGGGGCGCGCCGTCAAGGTGAGGGAGAACGGAAACATCGAGGACTTTACCATCAACGAAAAGTGTGCCGCTGGGGCCGGCGCCTTTGTGGAGGCCATGGCGCGGGCCCTGGAAGTGACCATCGAAGAGATGGGTGCCCTGTGCCTCCAGTCCAACGCGACTATTCCCATGAATGCCCAGTGTGCCATTTTCGCGGAATCCGAGGTGGTCGGATTGATCCATGCAAAGACCCCCAAGCCCGATATCAGCCGGGCCATTCACGATGCAATTGCAGCCCGAATCGTTTCAATGATCCGGAGGATCGGTGTCAACGAGGACGTTGTCCTGATGGGCGGGATGGGAAGAAATCCCGGGTTTAAGGACGCAATGCTCCGGGAACTGGAAATCGAGAAGATTTATATCCCGGAAGAACCCGAGTACGGTATGGCTGTGGGAGCTGCTGTTGTGGCCATGGAAAAAGGCCGATGA
- a CDS encoding DUF2080 family transposase-associated protein — translation MIEKKVKLSGNSGRVYLPPDWVDHHVKIIRID, via the coding sequence ATGATCGAGAAGAAGGTGAAGCTGAGCGGAAACAGCGGGAGAGTCTATCTTCCCCCGGACTGGGTGGACCACCATGTCAAGATCATCAGGATCGATTGA
- a CDS encoding HigA family addiction module antidote protein: MAISNTAKRKIPPTHPGEMLREDFMPDYGLTTSSLAEALGVSRQTINELLRERRSISPLMALRLARLFGNSPEFWLNAQHARDLWNSEQRFNKELEEIQPLNAA, from the coding sequence ATGGCGATATCAAACACAGCGAAACGAAAAATCCCCCCGACACATCCAGGCGAAATGCTGAGAGAAGATTTCATGCCGGACTATGGCTTGACCACCTCATCATTGGCCGAGGCGTTGGGTGTTTCACGCCAAACGATCAACGAACTCTTAAGAGAAAGACGGTCAATCAGCCCCCTCATGGCTCTGCGATTGGCTCGTCTGTTCGGGAATTCTCCGGAATTTTGGCTCAACGCACAGCACGCCAGAGACCTGTGGAACTCTGAACAGCGATTCAACAAGGAATTAGAAGAAATTCAACCGCTCAATGCAGCATAA
- a CDS encoding trimethylamine methyltransferase family protein, with protein sequence MGFKHIKMNGNPDEVDMETGSHGQCFPRLRFLEDSQIKRIHGAVLRILKEVGVRVHHDEAIELLVSNGARVQEKNHVFIPEFLVEEAIRSAPSSLVIFNRLGEPVMDLGGRRIYFGTGTDLPKTIDLKTREIRHTKADDVIAAALIGDAMSQIDFIGSYGLPRDIQPGLHYIRCFQLQVENSTKPIFFTAESEEDLRVIREMAAAAVGGKENLYTRPFLIHYSEPTSPLVHSREAVAKLIYCARTGIPVNYTPALLAGSTGPVTLAGSLCVAAAEALSGLVIHQSALKGAPIITGVAATTMDMLHATVSYTSPEFRLTHSAYADLFHHYGLPIWGTAGCSDAQFPDLQAGAEYAFTLLNAALDGANLIHDCGYMGQGFIGAPEMILFANELIGMVKRYLKGFEINETHLALDVIKSVGPGGHFLGEKHTLDFFKKEHWRPEFFNRENLSNWLKNGKKTTDEKLIARALEILETHRPKPLPPEAEARIGDIWRAALEKKRS encoded by the coding sequence ATGGGGTTCAAACACATTAAGATGAACGGAAACCCCGACGAGGTCGACATGGAGACCGGCAGCCATGGTCAATGTTTTCCGCGGTTGCGGTTCCTTGAGGACTCCCAGATAAAGCGGATTCATGGTGCCGTGCTGAGGATTCTCAAGGAGGTGGGAGTACGGGTCCACCACGATGAAGCCATTGAGCTCCTGGTCTCCAACGGTGCCAGGGTACAGGAGAAAAACCACGTTTTCATCCCTGAATTCCTCGTTGAGGAAGCCATCCGGTCCGCCCCATCCAGTCTGGTCATCTTTAATCGGCTCGGAGAACCGGTGATGGACCTGGGGGGACGAAGAATCTACTTTGGCACGGGGACCGACCTTCCAAAAACCATTGATCTTAAAACAAGGGAAATCCGCCACACTAAGGCCGATGATGTGATCGCAGCCGCCCTGATCGGCGACGCCATGTCCCAGATCGACTTCATCGGCTCTTACGGCCTGCCCCGGGACATACAACCCGGGCTTCACTACATACGCTGTTTCCAGCTCCAAGTGGAAAACAGCACGAAGCCCATTTTCTTCACCGCTGAGTCCGAAGAAGATCTAAGGGTGATCAGGGAAATGGCTGCGGCGGCGGTGGGCGGAAAAGAAAACCTTTACACCCGACCTTTTCTTATCCATTACTCCGAACCCACCTCTCCCCTGGTGCACTCCCGGGAGGCCGTCGCAAAACTCATTTATTGCGCCAGGACTGGAATTCCCGTAAACTACACCCCTGCCTTACTGGCCGGGAGCACCGGCCCCGTAACCTTGGCCGGTTCCCTGTGCGTCGCCGCCGCAGAGGCCCTTTCCGGACTCGTCATTCACCAGTCGGCCCTCAAAGGCGCCCCTATCATCACCGGTGTTGCCGCCACCACCATGGACATGCTCCATGCCACGGTCTCCTATACCTCTCCCGAATTCCGCCTCACCCACTCCGCCTATGCCGACCTGTTTCATCATTACGGCCTGCCCATCTGGGGAACTGCCGGCTGCAGCGACGCCCAGTTCCCGGATCTCCAGGCAGGGGCGGAATATGCCTTTACCTTGCTTAACGCAGCCCTTGACGGCGCCAATCTCATTCACGATTGTGGGTACATGGGGCAGGGATTCATCGGCGCCCCCGAGATGATCCTCTTCGCCAATGAGCTTATCGGGATGGTGAAACGTTACTTGAAAGGTTTCGAGATTAACGAAACCCACTTGGCCCTGGACGTCATCAAGAGCGTTGGACCGGGGGGGCACTTCTTGGGAGAGAAGCATACCCTCGATTTCTTCAAAAAGGAGCACTGGCGCCCAGAATTCTTCAATAGGGAAAATCTTTCCAACTGGCTGAAAAACGGCAAAAAAACCACCGATGAAAAGCTGATTGCGCGTGCCCTGGAAATCCTTGAAACCCACAGGCCCAAACCCCTTCCCCCGGAGGCCGAGGCCCGAATTGGGGACATCTGGCGGGCCGCCCTTGAAAAAAAGAGGAGTTGA
- a CDS encoding 4Fe-4S dicluster domain-containing protein, with amino-acid sequence MLANYGYSDGSGNYFITIDTDKCNGCGDCVKTCPARLFEVLDEDPNDPLREEPVAVVVDSKRKKVKYECNPCKPLEDRPPLPCVEACSAGAISHSW; translated from the coding sequence ATGCTGGCCAATTATGGATACAGCGACGGCTCAGGGAATTACTTTATTACCATCGACACGGACAAGTGCAACGGTTGCGGCGACTGCGTAAAGACATGCCCGGCCCGACTCTTCGAAGTGCTCGACGAAGATCCCAATGATCCCTTGAGGGAAGAACCGGTGGCCGTGGTGGTGGATTCCAAGAGGAAAAAGGTGAAATACGAATGTAATCCCTGCAAACCGCTTGAAGACAGGCCGCCTTTGCCCTGTGTCGAAGCGTGCTCGGCAGGGGCCATCTCCCATTCGTGGTAG
- the bzdQ gene encoding benzoyl-CoA reductase, bzd-type, subunit Q has protein sequence MAEEKNREFWRWTESNWRNPDIEWEDAKFVTVGIDVGSVSSQAVIMCDGEIFAYANMRTGSDSPNSARNALNYALEGAGMPEDRMDYCVGTGYGRVNVPFADRSITEIACHARGANFIYGPQVRTVLDVGGQDIKAIQCDDKGRVTNFLMNDKCAAGTGRGMEVFADLLGVPVTEVGERSFKYEGEEPEAVSSTCVVYAKSEATGLLRKGWSTEQVLAAYCKAMAERIYSLLERIGVNPEFCITGGMAKNRGVIDRLMRKLGLEPAKTRWDTQIAGAVGAALFGYALCQKGKGRKK, from the coding sequence ATGGCGGAAGAGAAGAACCGGGAATTCTGGAGGTGGACTGAATCCAACTGGAGGAATCCTGATATCGAGTGGGAGGATGCCAAGTTCGTGACCGTGGGCATCGACGTGGGATCCGTAAGCTCCCAGGCCGTCATCATGTGTGATGGCGAGATTTTCGCCTATGCCAACATGAGGACAGGGTCTGACAGCCCCAACAGCGCCCGAAATGCATTGAACTATGCCCTTGAAGGGGCCGGGATGCCTGAGGATCGGATGGATTACTGTGTCGGGACCGGGTACGGCCGTGTGAATGTTCCTTTCGCGGATCGTTCCATCACCGAGATCGCCTGCCACGCCCGGGGCGCCAACTTTATTTACGGCCCCCAGGTGAGGACCGTTCTCGACGTGGGAGGGCAGGACATCAAGGCCATCCAGTGCGACGATAAAGGGAGAGTGACCAACTTCCTGATGAACGATAAGTGCGCCGCCGGAACCGGCCGCGGAATGGAAGTTTTTGCAGACCTCCTTGGTGTGCCCGTCACCGAGGTGGGGGAGCGATCTTTCAAGTATGAGGGAGAGGAACCCGAAGCCGTTTCCAGTACCTGTGTGGTGTATGCGAAATCCGAGGCCACGGGACTTCTCAGGAAGGGATGGTCGACCGAACAGGTGCTGGCAGCCTACTGCAAGGCCATGGCGGAGAGGATCTATTCTTTGCTTGAAAGGATCGGTGTGAACCCCGAATTTTGCATCACCGGCGGAATGGCCAAGAACCGAGGCGTGATCGATAGATTGATGCGGAAACTCGGTCTCGAACCCGCCAAGACGAGGTGGGATACCCAGATCGCCGGTGCCGTCGGGGCGGCGTTGTTCGGGTATGCCCTCTGCCAGAAGGGAAAAGGCAGGAAAAAATAG
- a CDS encoding ATP-binding cassette domain-containing protein, producing MIKLQGIRKTFKKGTIDEKLAIDGITLHIHPGDFVTIIGSNGAGKTTLLNLIAGTIFPDEGEIIIDGTPVTHLPEHRRAKYLGRIFQDPLLGTASSMTIEENLAMADLRGQPRGLKWGVAKSRKEYYREILKMLELGLETRLKDPVSLLSGGQRQSLTLLMATLSLPKLLLLDEHTAALDPRTGAKVIELTDKIVRENKLTTIMVTHNMNQAIRYGNRMIMLHEGKVRFDVGGEQKAALTVEEVVKKFGSDLKDETLLC from the coding sequence ATGATCAAGTTACAAGGCATACGAAAGACCTTCAAGAAGGGCACCATTGATGAAAAGCTGGCGATCGACGGAATCACCCTGCATATCCATCCCGGTGATTTCGTGACCATCATAGGCAGCAACGGGGCCGGAAAAACCACTCTCCTAAACCTGATCGCGGGCACCATTTTCCCGGACGAAGGCGAGATAATCATCGACGGAACTCCCGTCACCCACTTGCCCGAGCATCGTCGGGCCAAGTATCTGGGCCGGATCTTTCAGGACCCACTCCTTGGGACTGCTTCCTCAATGACTATCGAAGAAAACCTTGCCATGGCGGACCTGCGGGGGCAACCGAGGGGCCTTAAGTGGGGAGTGGCGAAATCCAGGAAAGAATATTACAGGGAAATCCTTAAGATGCTCGAATTGGGCCTGGAGACCCGCCTGAAGGATCCCGTGAGCCTCCTCTCAGGGGGCCAGCGCCAGTCTTTGACCTTGCTGATGGCGACCCTCTCCCTCCCCAAGCTCCTCCTCCTGGACGAACACACTGCCGCCCTGGATCCCCGGACAGGGGCTAAGGTTATCGAGCTCACGGACAAAATCGTCCGGGAAAACAAGCTCACTACCATCATGGTCACCCACAACATGAACCAGGCCATTCGTTACGGGAATCGCATGATCATGCTTCACGAAGGGAAAGTCCGCTTCGACGTGGGTGGAGAGCAAAAGGCCGCCTTGACCGTCGAGGAGGTCGTGAAAAAATTCGGTTCCGACCTCAAGGATGAAACCCTGTTGTGCTGA
- a CDS encoding type II toxin-antitoxin system RelE/ParE family toxin, producing MIVTFADKETQQVFIEGKSKRLPPSLLRRAIRRLEYIHLATALNDLRVPPSNRLHALRGDREGQYAISINEQWRICFRFINGDAYDVQITDYH from the coding sequence ATGATAGTAACATTTGCCGATAAAGAAACCCAGCAAGTTTTCATAGAAGGCAAATCCAAACGTCTCCCACCGAGTTTGCTCAGAAGGGCCATTCGACGGCTGGAATATATCCATTTGGCAACGGCCCTAAATGACCTCAGGGTGCCCCCAAGCAACCGATTACATGCCCTCAGGGGTGACAGAGAGGGGCAATATGCAATCTCCATCAACGAACAATGGCGAATATGTTTTCGGTTCATCAACGGTGATGCGTATGATGTCCAGATAACCGATTACCATTAG
- a CDS encoding corrinoid protein translates to MDIIEKIFNAVVEGNVDDTILAVEKALAEEGFSASDVLSKGLIPAMDLVGEKFAEAEYFIPQVLWSAKAMQGAMDLLKPHLTKDRQEERNTVVIGTARGDIHDIGKNLVAIMLEGAGYRVIDLGVDVSPETFVEAALENKARIIAVSALLTTTMQAMAEVVDRVREKKDHSLKVLIGGAPVDSAFCEEIGADAYGIDAVDGVSKVKELMG, encoded by the coding sequence TTGGACATCATTGAGAAGATCTTCAACGCCGTCGTGGAGGGGAACGTGGATGACACGATCCTAGCCGTGGAAAAGGCTCTGGCCGAAGAAGGATTCTCGGCCTCCGATGTCCTGAGCAAGGGACTCATCCCCGCCATGGACCTTGTTGGGGAAAAATTCGCAGAGGCGGAGTACTTCATCCCCCAGGTCCTTTGGTCCGCCAAGGCCATGCAGGGAGCCATGGATCTCCTCAAGCCCCATCTCACCAAAGACCGGCAAGAGGAGAGGAACACCGTGGTCATTGGGACGGCCCGGGGGGACATACACGATATCGGCAAAAACCTGGTCGCCATCATGCTTGAAGGGGCCGGGTACCGGGTCATTGATCTCGGCGTGGACGTGTCTCCAGAGACATTCGTGGAAGCGGCCCTTGAAAACAAGGCCCGAATCATCGCAGTTTCTGCGCTCTTGACCACCACCATGCAGGCGATGGCGGAGGTAGTGGACCGAGTTCGGGAGAAGAAGGACCACTCTTTGAAAGTCCTGATTGGAGGGGCACCTGTGGATTCCGCCTTCTGCGAGGAAATAGGGGCTGATGCTTACGGGATCGACGCCGTGGACGGGGTAAGCAAGGTGAAGGAACTGATGGGGTGA
- a CDS encoding ABC transporter substrate-binding protein — MKKVTLALTLLVLTGLIFTSNLSAKTFRIGEFQIVSHPALDNDSRGFRAALIDAGFVEGKDFVIERQNAQGDQANCAIIARKFEGDKVDLIHAISTPCAQASVKASKKIPIVFSSVTDPVATGIVPRMGKTGTHVTGVSDRWPITLQCQMYQDLLPHAKRWGTIYNPGDVNVTFHIKEMKEAIEKMGGKLIEAHVSTSAEVMQAAQSLVGRVDAIHITSDNTSVSAFESIVKVCNENDIPLFAGDRDSVPRGAIAAYGPDYFLVGYTAGKKAAQILKGQDPSEIPAGLASDYSLWVSLKNAKAQGVKLPRTLIKKAADKLWDEDGKVIKGE, encoded by the coding sequence ATGAAAAAGGTGACCCTTGCCCTTACCCTGTTGGTTCTAACCGGCCTTATTTTCACTTCAAACCTTTCAGCCAAAACCTTCCGAATCGGCGAATTCCAAATTGTTTCCCATCCCGCCCTGGACAACGATTCCAGGGGCTTCAGGGCGGCCCTGATAGATGCGGGATTCGTGGAGGGAAAGGACTTCGTCATCGAGCGGCAGAATGCCCAGGGAGATCAGGCCAATTGTGCGATCATCGCCCGGAAATTCGAAGGGGACAAGGTAGACCTGATTCACGCAATCAGTACACCTTGCGCCCAGGCGTCCGTGAAGGCCAGCAAGAAGATTCCTATAGTCTTCTCCTCGGTCACCGATCCCGTGGCAACGGGCATCGTGCCCAGGATGGGGAAGACAGGAACCCATGTCACCGGAGTGAGTGATCGTTGGCCCATTACCCTGCAATGCCAGATGTACCAGGATCTCCTGCCCCACGCCAAGAGATGGGGGACCATTTACAATCCCGGCGATGTCAACGTCACCTTTCACATCAAGGAGATGAAGGAGGCCATAGAAAAAATGGGCGGCAAACTGATCGAGGCCCATGTCTCGACCAGCGCAGAGGTGATGCAGGCCGCTCAAAGCCTCGTGGGCCGGGTGGACGCCATCCACATCACTTCCGACAACACATCGGTTTCGGCATTCGAATCCATCGTTAAGGTCTGCAATGAAAACGACATCCCCCTGTTTGCCGGGGACAGGGACAGTGTTCCCCGGGGAGCTATAGCCGCCTACGGGCCGGACTATTTCCTGGTGGGTTATACGGCGGGTAAAAAGGCCGCCCAGATCCTGAAGGGTCAAGACCCAAGTGAGATCCCGGCAGGCCTTGCCTCCGACTACAGCCTCTGGGTCAGTCTGAAAAATGCCAAGGCCCAAGGGGTCAAACTCCCCAGGACCCTTATCAAGAAGGCCGCGGACAAGCTCTGGGACGAAGACGGAAAAGTCATCAAGGGAGAATAG
- a CDS encoding adenylate/guanylate cyclase domain-containing protein has protein sequence KVRDLKDEWLHYGYELGVGIGINTGYVTVGNIGSDMHKDYTVIGNQVNVASRLESLAKPGQILISHRTYSRIKGDFPAEKVGEIRVKGIHQPILTYNIKA, from the coding sequence AAGGTCCGGGATTTGAAAGACGAATGGCTTCACTACGGGTATGAACTCGGTGTGGGAATCGGCATCAATACAGGCTATGTCACCGTCGGGAACATCGGATCGGACATGCACAAGGATTACACCGTAATCGGGAATCAGGTCAACGTGGCTTCCCGTCTGGAATCCCTTGCAAAACCCGGCCAGATCCTCATCAGCCACAGAACCTACAGCCGGATCAAAGGAGATTTTCCAGCCGAAAAGGTGGGAGAGATCAGGGTCAAGGGGATTCACCAACCCATCCTTACTTATAACATCAAAGCATGA
- a CDS encoding homocysteine S-methyltransferase family protein: MGKDLLILSRERVVVFDGAMGTMLMAAGLPPGLNPEMWNLERPEAVLDVHRKYYEAGSDVVHTNTFGANPLKLADRGLSEQTGILNREGARIAREACPRGKFVAGDMGPTGKMPEPLGDVPLEKMEEGFLKQAEALLEGGVDFISIETMYSLEEALAALRGARRAGCDVVSVSMTFNRTKRGFFTVMGESPARCREALEKEGVDIIASNCTLGTGDMIDLTAELAGTGERPLLIQPNAGKPVSRRGVITYEQNPSEFAEDCKDILEAGATMIGGCCGTGPHFIRELVRVLSSDRR, encoded by the coding sequence ATGGGAAAAGATCTCTTGATATTGAGCCGGGAGCGGGTTGTTGTCTTTGACGGCGCCATGGGCACCATGCTCATGGCCGCGGGGCTTCCGCCGGGCCTAAATCCTGAGATGTGGAATTTAGAGAGGCCTGAGGCCGTTCTTGATGTCCACAGGAAATACTACGAGGCCGGCTCCGATGTGGTTCATACCAACACCTTCGGTGCAAACCCCTTGAAACTGGCTGACAGGGGCCTTTCAGAACAGACCGGGATCCTGAACAGGGAAGGAGCCCGTATTGCCAGGGAGGCATGTCCGCGGGGAAAATTCGTTGCCGGGGACATGGGTCCCACTGGCAAGATGCCCGAACCCCTCGGCGATGTACCCCTGGAAAAGATGGAAGAAGGATTTTTAAAGCAAGCAGAAGCCTTGCTTGAGGGGGGCGTGGATTTTATCAGCATTGAGACCATGTACTCCCTGGAGGAGGCCCTGGCCGCCCTGCGTGGGGCCAGGAGGGCCGGTTGTGATGTTGTTTCGGTCTCGATGACCTTCAACCGGACGAAAAGGGGGTTCTTCACGGTCATGGGAGAAAGCCCTGCCCGGTGTAGGGAGGCCCTTGAAAAGGAGGGAGTGGATATCATCGCCTCAAACTGCACCCTCGGCACGGGAGATATGATCGATCTGACGGCCGAACTGGCCGGAACCGGGGAAAGACCGCTCCTTATTCAACCCAATGCGGGAAAACCCGTTTCGAGAAGGGGGGTGATCACTTACGAGCAGAATCCTTCGGAATTCGCGGAGGACTGCAAAGATATCCTAGAGGCCGGGGCGACCATGATCGGCGGCTGTTGTGGTACCGGTCCTCATTTCATCCGCGAACTGGTTCGGGTCCTATCATCCGACCGCCGGTAA
- the menA gene encoding 1,4-dihydroxy-2-naphthoate octaprenyltransferase encodes MVESVQKMPPLWIVKTRAPFFTASILPIILGTSIAWARTGTFHPGYFLLVMIAAVCVHAGVNMTNDYFDHTWGSDEVNQEFASPFTGGSRLIQMGIVSPRTMLWQGMGFFLAGTLIGLYLAYARGLGVLWLGVFGVLTGYFYTAPPFRLAATGAGEIFVALDFGVLMVLGAYYVQTLHFSKEAVIASLPVAVLIAAVLYINEFQDMKADRTVGKRQIVVRLGRRKAASGYGLLMVAAYGSLVLGVLLGGVSPFALLGLLSGPLAWKAYRIVRSNYDNLPALVPANAKTIKAHILMGALLSVGYILQLMVGE; translated from the coding sequence GTGGTTGAATCAGTGCAAAAAATGCCACCCTTGTGGATCGTAAAGACCCGGGCCCCCTTCTTCACGGCTTCCATCTTGCCGATCATACTGGGAACCTCGATTGCCTGGGCCCGGACCGGGACATTTCATCCGGGATATTTCCTGCTGGTGATGATCGCCGCCGTTTGCGTTCATGCAGGTGTCAATATGACCAACGATTATTTTGATCACACGTGGGGCAGTGACGAGGTCAACCAAGAGTTTGCCTCTCCCTTTACGGGTGGCAGTCGCCTGATCCAGATGGGCATTGTCTCTCCCCGGACAATGCTGTGGCAGGGAATGGGATTTTTCCTGGCAGGTACATTGATCGGCCTGTATCTGGCCTATGCCCGGGGGCTGGGGGTATTGTGGCTGGGAGTATTCGGCGTGTTGACGGGTTATTTTTACACTGCGCCACCCTTTCGCCTTGCTGCTACCGGGGCGGGGGAGATATTCGTGGCGCTGGATTTCGGCGTATTGATGGTTTTGGGCGCCTACTATGTCCAAACACTCCATTTCTCCAAGGAGGCGGTCATAGCCTCTCTCCCGGTGGCGGTGTTGATCGCGGCGGTGCTCTACATCAACGAATTTCAAGACATGAAAGCAGACCGGACCGTTGGAAAGAGGCAGATCGTGGTTCGATTGGGTCGCCGAAAAGCCGCTTCAGGCTACGGGCTGTTGATGGTCGCCGCTTACGGTTCCCTTGTCCTGGGGGTACTTCTGGGTGGAGTATCGCCCTTTGCCTTGCTGGGCCTCCTGAGTGGGCCCCTCGCATGGAAAGCCTATAGAATCGTTCGGTCAAATTATGACAACCTGCCCGCCCTTGTCCCGGCCAACGCAAAAACTATCAAGGCCCACATACTCATGGGGGCCCTGTTATCGGTCGGCTACATTTTGCAGTTGATGGTTGGGGAGTAG
- a CDS encoding ABC transporter permease: MVLSGFLRTIPVSLEQGLAYGLVALGIVISFRILAFPDLTVDGSFPLGAAVVARLIIEGVSPLTSIFIAMAAGFMAGCFTGILNTKLKINSLLAGILVMTVLYSVNLRIMGRSNIQLLTVKTFLTPLENLPINRFIPIILFFFLVAVGLKILLDLFFHTQIGFAMRATGDNEQMIRSLGVNTDTMTILGLGISNAFVALSGALVAQDQGFADVGMGIGMIVAGLASIIIGEALIGKVSVPRKTLAALMGSIIYKFIISVGLRMGLAPTDLKLATGIMVILALGIPALKKEKEGKLHLRGV, translated from the coding sequence ATGGTACTGAGCGGTTTCTTAAGGACGATTCCCGTTTCCTTGGAGCAAGGCCTGGCATACGGACTGGTGGCCCTGGGTATCGTGATCAGTTTCCGCATACTGGCCTTTCCCGATCTCACCGTGGACGGCAGCTTTCCTTTGGGTGCGGCTGTCGTGGCCCGACTGATCATTGAAGGTGTATCTCCTCTGACTAGTATATTCATCGCAATGGCTGCCGGGTTCATGGCGGGTTGTTTTACGGGAATCCTCAACACCAAGCTGAAGATCAACAGTTTACTGGCAGGGATTCTTGTGATGACGGTCCTCTATTCCGTCAATCTACGGATCATGGGCCGCTCAAACATCCAACTGCTTACCGTAAAAACCTTCCTGACTCCCCTTGAAAACCTTCCGATAAATCGGTTCATCCCCATTATCCTTTTCTTCTTCCTCGTGGCCGTGGGCCTCAAGATACTCCTGGACCTCTTCTTCCATACCCAGATCGGCTTTGCGATGCGGGCTACCGGTGACAACGAGCAGATGATTCGATCCCTCGGGGTGAACACCGACACCATGACGATCCTGGGACTGGGGATCTCCAACGCGTTCGTGGCCCTCTCCGGGGCCCTGGTGGCCCAGGATCAGGGGTTTGCGGATGTAGGCATGGGGATTGGAATGATCGTGGCCGGCCTGGCTTCCATTATTATCGGGGAGGCTCTTATCGGGAAGGTGAGCGTCCCGAGAAAAACCCTGGCGGCGCTCATGGGATCGATCATTTACAAGTTCATCATTTCCGTAGGGCTCCGAATGGGCCTGGCCCCAACAGACCTGAAGCTGGCCACGGGGATCATGGTCATCCTCGCCCTCGGCATACCGGCACTCAAAAAAGAAAAGGAAGGAAAACTTCACTTAAGAGGTGTATAG